A region from the Corynebacterium halotolerans YIM 70093 = DSM 44683 genome encodes:
- a CDS encoding substrate-binding periplasmic protein, with translation MPDIPVRRLVAALSLCALLFTGCGVIPADAEGTLGRATDGTLVVGVSEHPPWTVVDADTGEVTGSEADLIKGFAESINAEIEWRPGAESVLAGEIQESELDIVIGGLTTSSPWSSHMALTRSYASVDSEGGQTENMVMGVPLGENELMVALERFLAQEHGEI, from the coding sequence ATGCCCGACATCCCCGTGCGCCGCCTCGTGGCCGCGCTTTCCCTGTGCGCCCTGCTTTTCACCGGCTGCGGGGTGATCCCGGCCGACGCCGAGGGCACCCTGGGCCGTGCCACGGACGGCACCCTGGTCGTGGGGGTGTCCGAGCATCCGCCGTGGACGGTCGTCGACGCGGACACCGGAGAGGTCACCGGCTCGGAGGCCGACCTGATCAAGGGCTTCGCCGAGAGCATCAACGCCGAGATCGAGTGGCGCCCCGGCGCCGAGAGCGTCCTCGCCGGCGAGATCCAGGAGAGCGAGCTCGACATCGTCATCGGCGGCCTGACCACCTCCTCCCCGTGGTCGAGCCACATGGCCCTGACCCGCTCCTACGCCTCCGTGGACAGCGAGGGTGGACAGACGGAGAACATGGTCATGGGCGTTCCCCTGGGGGAGAACGAGCTCATGGTCGCCCTGGAGCGTTTCCTCGCGCAGGAACACGGTGAGATCTGA